In the genome of Nocardia sp. NBC_00416, one region contains:
- a CDS encoding GlxA family transcriptional regulator, producing MRENRARSGKRHNVVVLLLEPAVGFDAAIPPLVFGQAADDDGNPLYEVVTCSLEAGAVQTTSGYSIVAAAGAEALAAADTVIVPGTALPPARVGGELTADIAAALKKVPATARMVSICTGAFVLAAAGVFDGHRATTHWRYADDFRRLFPAVELDESVLFVDAGNLLSSAGLAAGIDLCLHIVRRDHGAAVANRVARYCVVPPWREGGQAQFIEHHVPDHDERSTAATRAWALGHLAEPLSVAVLAARARMSPRTFSRRFLAETGISPGAWIRDRRIDRARELLESADLSVDEVAAISGLGSPDNLRHHMRRGLGMSPSAYRKTFAGA from the coding sequence ATGCGTGAAAATCGTGCCAGGAGCGGGAAGCGGCACAACGTCGTCGTGCTGCTGCTGGAACCCGCGGTCGGGTTCGACGCGGCCATCCCTCCGCTGGTATTCGGCCAGGCCGCCGATGACGACGGGAATCCGCTCTACGAGGTCGTGACCTGCTCGCTCGAAGCCGGTGCGGTACAGACGACCTCCGGTTACTCGATCGTCGCCGCGGCCGGAGCGGAGGCACTCGCTGCCGCCGATACCGTGATCGTGCCGGGCACCGCACTGCCACCGGCGCGCGTCGGAGGTGAGCTCACCGCCGACATCGCCGCCGCGCTGAAAAAGGTCCCGGCCACGGCCCGCATGGTGTCCATCTGCACCGGAGCGTTCGTCCTCGCTGCCGCGGGCGTATTCGACGGGCACCGCGCGACCACCCACTGGCGTTACGCCGACGATTTCCGTCGCCTGTTCCCGGCCGTCGAACTCGACGAATCCGTGCTGTTCGTCGATGCGGGAAATCTGCTCAGTTCGGCGGGCCTGGCCGCCGGAATCGACCTCTGCCTGCACATCGTCCGGCGTGATCACGGAGCCGCCGTGGCCAATCGCGTCGCCCGGTACTGCGTCGTGCCGCCCTGGCGCGAAGGCGGTCAGGCACAGTTCATCGAGCACCACGTGCCCGACCACGACGAGCGCAGCACCGCGGCCACCCGGGCCTGGGCGCTCGGTCATCTGGCCGAGCCGCTGAGCGTGGCGGTGCTCGCCGCCCGGGCCCGGATGAGCCCGCGCACGTTCAGCCGCCGGTTCCTCGCCGAGACGGGCATATCGCCGGGAGCCTGGATCCGCGACCGCAGGATCGACCGGGCCCGGGAACTACTCGAATCGGCCGATCTGTCGGTGGACGAGGTGGCCGCGATATCCGGGCTGGGTTCTCCGGACAACCTCCGCCACCACATGCGGCGCGGTCTCGGGATGTCGCCGTCGGCGTATCGGAAGACGTTCGCCGGGGCTTGA
- a CDS encoding ABC transporter ATP-binding protein: MNSKHGVIAARGLRRTYGQGKDAFEAVRGVDLEVGEGEVFALLGTNGAGKTSTLDILEGLTAPSAGAVEVFGLDPLRHRDQVRPQIGVMLQSGGLPAELTVRETLEMWRGTCTEPTTADTVLAQVGLTERAGVRVGSLSGGEQRRVDMACALLGQPRLLFLDEPTTGLDPESRRRTWQLLADLKSAGVTMVLTTHYLDEAEALADRIAIMHRGEVARAGTLREIVDGHPSRIAFDHPGLPLPILADARIDARTRVTVTTHDLQGHLHELLEWARAHGLRLGGLEARAASLESVFLDIATAAGDPSAATPDLIGARR, translated from the coding sequence ATGAACAGCAAGCACGGAGTCATCGCCGCTCGGGGACTGCGCCGGACCTATGGCCAGGGCAAGGACGCGTTCGAAGCGGTCCGGGGTGTGGACCTCGAGGTCGGCGAGGGTGAGGTCTTCGCCTTGCTGGGCACCAACGGCGCCGGCAAGACCTCCACGCTCGACATACTGGAGGGGCTGACAGCGCCCTCGGCGGGGGCCGTCGAGGTATTCGGCCTGGACCCGCTCCGCCACCGCGATCAGGTCCGCCCGCAGATCGGCGTCATGTTGCAGTCCGGCGGATTGCCCGCCGAACTGACCGTCCGCGAAACGCTCGAGATGTGGCGCGGGACGTGCACCGAGCCGACCACCGCCGATACCGTTCTCGCGCAGGTCGGCCTCACCGAACGCGCCGGTGTGCGGGTCGGTTCCCTGTCGGGCGGGGAACAGCGCCGCGTCGATATGGCGTGCGCCCTGCTGGGACAGCCCCGGTTGCTGTTCCTCGACGAACCGACCACGGGCCTCGATCCGGAGAGCCGGCGCAGGACCTGGCAGTTGCTCGCCGACCTCAAGTCGGCCGGGGTCACCATGGTGCTCACGACCCACTATCTCGACGAAGCGGAGGCGCTGGCCGACCGGATCGCGATCATGCACCGGGGCGAGGTCGCGCGGGCGGGCACGCTGCGCGAGATCGTGGACGGCCATCCGTCCCGGATCGCCTTCGATCATCCCGGGCTGCCGTTGCCGATATTGGCCGACGCCCGGATCGACGCGCGCACCCGCGTCACCGTCACCACCCATGACCTGCAGGGCCATCTGCACGAACTGCTCGAGTGGGCGCGGGCGCACGGTCTGCGATTGGGCGGGCTCGAGGCCCGCGCCGCCTCCCTCGAATCGGTTTTCCTCGATATCGCCACTGCGGCCGGCGACCCGTCGGCGGCCACCCCGGACCTGATCGGAGCACGTCGATGA
- a CDS encoding ABC transporter permease, translating into MTSTATPVTAFRRRPLAALAKAEYLQFRRNKTLMYMATVFPIGIPLVMYFIARRGAAPTADTAALAFELLALVALLFVQYYSVLSMVTTRRGEGVLKRLRTGEAADWQIQTAPAVPGAIVTLGCAVVVAAVVYATGAPAPVNPIATAVGLVGGIVLFSLLALATSAVTKNAEAAQITSLPVMTVAMIGMASIRRILPDRLAEVADWTPFAAVSDLIALGTSGQPTIGSAAGAELDFAGTFAELGRPFATLAIWTGLALVLTRRSFRWDDRG; encoded by the coding sequence ATGACCAGCACCGCGACACCTGTCACGGCCTTCCGCCGCCGCCCGCTCGCGGCGCTGGCGAAGGCCGAATACCTGCAGTTCCGGCGGAACAAGACGCTGATGTATATGGCGACGGTGTTCCCGATCGGAATCCCGCTGGTCATGTACTTCATCGCCCGCCGGGGCGCGGCCCCGACGGCCGACACGGCGGCGCTGGCGTTCGAACTGCTGGCGCTGGTCGCCCTGTTGTTCGTGCAGTACTACTCGGTGCTGTCGATGGTCACCACACGCCGCGGCGAGGGCGTGCTGAAACGGTTGCGCACGGGCGAGGCCGCCGACTGGCAGATCCAGACCGCCCCGGCCGTACCCGGCGCGATCGTGACGCTGGGCTGCGCGGTCGTCGTCGCCGCGGTCGTCTACGCCACCGGCGCACCCGCCCCGGTCAACCCCATTGCGACGGCTGTCGGTCTCGTCGGCGGAATCGTGCTGTTCTCGCTGCTCGCTCTCGCGACGAGCGCGGTCACGAAGAACGCCGAGGCCGCGCAGATCACCTCGCTTCCGGTGATGACGGTCGCGATGATCGGCATGGCGTCCATCCGGCGGATACTTCCCGACCGGTTGGCCGAGGTGGCCGATTGGACGCCTTTCGCGGCGGTCTCCGACCTCATCGCCCTCGGCACGTCCGGGCAACCGACCATCGGCTCCGCGGCGGGCGCCGAGCTCGACTTCGCGGGTACGTTCGCCGAACTCGGCCGCCCATTTGCCACACTGGCGATATGGACCGGCCTGGCGCTCGTGCTCACCCGAAGGAGCTTCCGCTGGGACGACCGCGGGTGA
- a CDS encoding sensor histidine kinase, with protein MTRWTSWWHALSGPAKFRAYTRFTFQGALAAVIVAMAVTARSPWSVLGIVVAGLAAVLAVEARTDFALSAESVSPRLAVPVAATVSAAVWLTCVVVTRLAGDESVATQARLTGGYAAVLAAFAIVSFLPHRWWVLLGLSLATGLAFASSPATGLGAAALTLIAGGFLIGTTLLTVWGLRVVDELEHAKEVEAELQVAEERLRFSRDLHDVVGRGFSAIAVKSELAVALSRSGDTGRAAAEMDEVRTLAVESMGQMRTLVRGYRGIDLISEVAGARSLLSAAGCRLVVEGDPAEVPARFHEVAAWVVREGTTNIVEHSSATAAALTFGDGGMSLRNDRPRAPAGERSGLRGLAERLAAVGATLDVHATADEFSLEILWEHE; from the coding sequence GTGACCCGCTGGACCTCCTGGTGGCATGCGCTGTCGGGCCCGGCGAAGTTCCGGGCCTACACGCGGTTCACCTTCCAGGGCGCCCTGGCCGCCGTGATCGTGGCGATGGCGGTCACCGCACGCTCACCGTGGTCGGTGCTCGGCATCGTGGTCGCCGGTCTCGCGGCGGTGCTGGCGGTGGAAGCGCGGACCGATTTCGCACTGTCCGCGGAATCGGTGTCGCCGCGGTTGGCGGTACCGGTCGCCGCGACCGTATCGGCGGCCGTATGGCTCACCTGTGTCGTGGTCACCCGGCTGGCCGGCGACGAGTCGGTCGCCACCCAGGCACGCCTGACCGGCGGCTACGCGGCGGTGCTCGCCGCCTTCGCGATCGTGTCGTTCCTGCCGCACCGATGGTGGGTTCTCCTCGGTCTGAGCCTCGCCACCGGACTGGCCTTCGCTTCGTCGCCGGCGACGGGCCTCGGGGCGGCGGCGCTGACCTTGATCGCCGGCGGCTTCCTCATCGGCACGACGCTGCTCACCGTGTGGGGACTGCGGGTCGTCGACGAGTTGGAACACGCGAAAGAGGTCGAGGCCGAACTGCAGGTGGCCGAGGAGCGATTGCGCTTCTCCCGGGACCTGCACGATGTCGTGGGCCGCGGTTTCTCGGCGATCGCGGTGAAAAGCGAACTCGCGGTGGCACTGTCGCGGTCCGGGGATACCGGCCGCGCGGCCGCCGAGATGGACGAGGTCAGAACGCTCGCCGTCGAATCGATGGGGCAGATGCGTACGCTGGTGCGCGGCTACCGTGGCATAGATCTGATCAGCGAAGTCGCCGGCGCCCGTTCGCTGTTGTCGGCGGCGGGCTGCCGCCTCGTCGTCGAGGGCGATCCGGCCGAGGTTCCGGCGCGGTTTCACGAGGTCGCCGCCTGGGTGGTTCGCGAGGGCACCACCAATATCGTCGAGCACTCGTCGGCGACGGCGGCCGCTCTGACGTTCGGGGACGGGGGGATGTCGTTGCGCAACGACCGCCCCCGCGCCCCGGCGGGCGAGCGATCAGGACTGCGCGGCCTCGCGGAGCGGCTCGCGGCCGTCGGCGCGACCCTGGACGTCCACGCGACCGCCGATGAATTCTCACTCGAAATCCTTTGGGAGCACGAATGA
- a CDS encoding response regulator transcription factor, with the protein MIPVFLADDETLIRVALATMLGLEADIEVADHVGSGEELVAAWRRRGDAGDPAAVAVIDLQLPGIDGIETSAQLQRLTPGAGTLIVTSHGRPGYLKRALAAGVRGFLPKTTSAATLAEVIRTVHRGGRYVDPELAAEAISAGDTVLTAREADVLEFAADGSSVEDIARRAHLTQGTTRNYLSSAMAKLGVSNRYEAALKAREKGWI; encoded by the coding sequence ATGATCCCGGTATTCCTCGCTGATGACGAAACGCTGATCCGCGTGGCGCTGGCGACGATGCTCGGTCTCGAGGCCGATATCGAGGTGGCCGACCATGTCGGCTCCGGCGAGGAACTCGTCGCGGCGTGGCGGCGACGCGGCGACGCCGGGGATCCCGCCGCGGTGGCCGTCATCGATCTGCAGCTGCCCGGCATCGACGGGATCGAGACCTCCGCGCAGTTGCAGCGCCTCACACCGGGCGCGGGCACGCTGATCGTCACCAGCCACGGCAGGCCCGGCTATCTCAAACGGGCCCTTGCCGCGGGAGTACGCGGCTTTCTCCCCAAGACGACCTCGGCGGCGACGCTGGCCGAGGTGATCCGCACCGTCCATCGAGGCGGCCGCTACGTCGACCCGGAACTGGCCGCGGAGGCGATCAGCGCCGGCGACACCGTACTCACCGCGCGCGAGGCCGACGTCCTCGAATTCGCCGCCGACGGCTCCTCGGTCGAGGATATCGCCCGACGCGCCCACCTGACCCAGGGCACCACCCGCAACTATCTGTCCTCGGCGATGGCCAAACTCGGCGTGTCCAACCGCTACGAGGCCGCCCTCAAAGCCCGCGAGAAGGGCTGGATCTAG
- a CDS encoding class I SAM-dependent methyltransferase — protein MTSDIGEYQGASADAVEHHYDIGTDFYRLWLDTDLTYSCARWAPGDDLDRAQRRKLDYLIDGARIDQAERVLDIGCGWGSLMRATADRYERVRITGLTLSRDQFHYARTHPTDRIDVRLEHWNEHRPDERYDAVFCIGALEHFVQFGRPRQERTAAYRAFFAHCHRLLAPGGRLVVQTIGKGNRPLDQDSIKDVRYLANEIFPESDPPRLAELAHAAEKLFEVRSLVNDRADYSTTCAEWLRRLQSRRSEAESLAGARVTDAYERYLEASIRQFDNEHLVLYRIVFRKVADPIPE, from the coding sequence ATGACATCGGATATCGGGGAATACCAGGGCGCGTCAGCGGACGCGGTCGAACACCACTACGACATCGGCACCGACTTCTACCGGCTGTGGCTGGACACCGACCTGACCTACTCGTGCGCCCGGTGGGCCCCCGGCGACGACCTCGATCGTGCGCAGCGGCGCAAACTCGACTATCTCATCGACGGCGCTCGGATCGACCAGGCCGAAAGGGTTCTCGATATCGGGTGCGGCTGGGGAAGCCTGATGCGGGCTACCGCCGACCGGTACGAGCGGGTCCGGATCACCGGGCTCACCCTCAGCCGGGACCAATTCCACTACGCCCGCACCCACCCCACCGACCGTATCGACGTACGCCTGGAACACTGGAACGAACATCGTCCGGACGAACGCTACGACGCCGTCTTCTGTATCGGCGCACTCGAACATTTCGTCCAGTTCGGGCGGCCGCGGCAGGAACGCACCGCGGCGTATCGGGCGTTCTTCGCCCACTGCCACCGCCTGCTCGCACCCGGCGGCAGGCTCGTGGTCCAGACGATCGGCAAGGGCAACCGGCCGCTCGATCAGGACTCGATAAAAGACGTGCGATACCTGGCGAACGAGATCTTCCCGGAATCGGATCCGCCGCGCCTCGCCGAACTCGCCCACGCCGCGGAAAAGCTCTTCGAAGTCCGTTCGCTGGTCAACGACCGCGCCGACTATTCGACGACCTGCGCGGAGTGGCTGCGCCGATTGCAATCGCGTCGGTCCGAGGCGGAAAGCCTTGCCGGCGCCCGTGTCACCGACGCGTACGAGCGCTATCTGGAGGCGTCCATCCGGCAGTTCGACAACGAACACCTCGTGCTGTATCGGATCGTGTTCCGGAAAGTGGCGGATCCGATACCCGAATAA
- a CDS encoding phytanoyl-CoA dioxygenase family protein gives MDDLRADLARTHRSTASAMGAVDPAVVDTDLAALDRDGYIIWESLLSGEECERIRAAVAPLLGRTGRNTFEGERTERAYCLLEKTRACDELIEHPRVLALLDRLFLPNYLLSQLQAIDILPGERAQLLHHDDGFYPIPRPRPPLSAATMWAIDAYTEDNGGTVVLPGSHRWDSERLPAESDTRVAVRMPPGSCAFYLGTLWHGGGANRTAESRLGLTVQYCEPWLRPQEAYTLATSRRTARSVSENIRRMLGYSIHPPFMGAVDGMHPKRLLDTAEPADSATAG, from the coding sequence ATGGACGATTTGCGGGCCGATCTGGCCCGGACCCATCGGTCGACCGCCAGTGCCATGGGCGCTGTCGACCCGGCGGTGGTCGATACCGATCTGGCGGCGCTCGACCGCGACGGGTACATCATCTGGGAGAGCCTGCTCTCCGGCGAGGAATGCGAACGGATACGCGCGGCGGTCGCGCCGCTGCTGGGGCGGACCGGCCGCAACACCTTCGAAGGTGAGCGCACCGAGCGCGCGTACTGCCTGCTGGAGAAGACCCGGGCGTGCGACGAGCTCATCGAGCATCCTCGGGTGCTGGCCCTGCTCGATCGGTTGTTCCTGCCCAACTATCTGCTGTCGCAGTTGCAGGCGATCGATATCCTGCCCGGGGAACGAGCCCAGCTACTGCACCACGACGACGGCTTCTATCCGATCCCCAGGCCGCGCCCGCCGCTGAGCGCCGCGACGATGTGGGCGATCGACGCCTACACCGAGGACAACGGCGGCACCGTCGTATTGCCCGGCAGTCATCGATGGGATTCCGAACGCCTACCGGCCGAATCCGATACCAGAGTGGCCGTGCGGATGCCGCCCGGGTCGTGTGCGTTCTATCTCGGCACGCTGTGGCACGGGGGCGGCGCGAATCGGACCGCCGAATCGCGCCTCGGCCTGACCGTGCAGTACTGCGAGCCCTGGCTGCGGCCCCAGGAGGCGTACACGTTGGCCACCAGCCGGCGTACCGCGCGCAGCGTCTCGGAGAACATCCGCCGGATGCTGGGCTACAGCATCCATCCGCCGTTCATGGGCGCTGTCGACGGCATGCATCCCAAACGGTTGCTCGACACCGCCGAACCGGCCGACTCCGCGACCGCCGGGTGA